From Blastochloris viridis, one genomic window encodes:
- a CDS encoding D-alanyl-D-alanine carboxypeptidase — MIVLGHGRGFVPFAIRVAAVAAAIGLALPQPADARQKSHRSKPAQATTSSEQWRSGYSAIVVDANTGRVLHEANADALRHPASITKIMTLYLLFEQLDAGRLRLDSELPVSARAAAQEPTKLGLRPGSTIEVEDAIKAIITRSANDVAVIIAEAVAGDEASFAAVMTRKARALGMSRTTFRNASGLPNPDQVTTARDMSVLGRAIQERFPRYYRFFSTRQFAWRGSQIANHNRLLGRVEGVDGIKTGYTRASGFNLVSSVRRDGRHLVGVVLGGRSGAARDARMAELLESHLPRAFAGAHTAPRIAESEPVAAAAEPRSPGVPLALASVRADQVATAAIARPGPGSTEPLRPNAVRSIQVGPANTRAPLGAITPASDTSSATAPAAPSRGAITAAVVTIGPGGNSAPRGTFPPAPNTLDAQVARVTPVSAPVQMPPTPAAAAVSNAAAHAARSEWMIQIGAFPAEAQARDKLREAQSRNRGLLASADPFTEKVVKGSTALYRARFAGFDEERAREACRVLKKSDFACMPLKN, encoded by the coding sequence ATGATTGTTCTCGGCCATGGACGGGGCTTCGTGCCGTTTGCCATCCGTGTCGCCGCCGTCGCTGCCGCGATCGGGCTGGCGTTGCCGCAACCGGCCGACGCCCGGCAAAAATCGCACCGCAGCAAGCCGGCTCAGGCGACCACCTCGAGCGAGCAGTGGCGCAGCGGCTATTCTGCAATCGTCGTCGACGCCAACACCGGCAGGGTGCTGCACGAGGCCAACGCCGACGCGCTGCGCCACCCGGCGTCGATCACCAAGATCATGACACTCTATCTGCTGTTCGAGCAGCTCGATGCCGGGCGCCTGCGGCTCGACAGCGAACTGCCGGTATCGGCCCGCGCCGCCGCGCAGGAGCCGACCAAGCTCGGCCTGAGGCCCGGCTCGACCATCGAGGTCGAAGACGCCATCAAGGCCATCATCACCCGCTCGGCCAACGACGTCGCGGTGATCATCGCCGAAGCCGTCGCCGGCGACGAGGCCTCGTTCGCGGCGGTGATGACGCGCAAGGCCCGCGCGCTCGGCATGTCGCGCACCACCTTCCGCAACGCCTCCGGCCTGCCGAACCCGGACCAGGTCACCACCGCGCGCGACATGTCGGTGCTGGGCCGCGCCATCCAGGAGCGCTTCCCGCGCTATTACCGCTTTTTCTCCACCCGCCAGTTCGCCTGGCGCGGCAGCCAGATCGCCAACCACAACAGGCTGCTCGGCCGGGTCGAGGGCGTCGACGGCATCAAGACCGGCTACACCCGCGCCTCCGGCTTCAACCTGGTGTCCTCGGTTCGGCGCGACGGCCGCCACTTGGTCGGCGTGGTGCTGGGCGGCCGCTCCGGCGCCGCGCGCGACGCCCGCATGGCCGAGCTGCTCGAATCCCACCTGCCGCGGGCCTTCGCCGGCGCCCACACCGCGCCGCGCATCGCCGAGTCCGAGCCGGTGGCGGCCGCGGCCGAGCCGCGGAGCCCCGGCGTGCCGCTGGCGCTGGCGTCGGTACGGGCCGACCAGGTTGCCACCGCGGCAATTGCGCGCCCCGGCCCCGGCTCCACCGAGCCGCTGCGTCCCAACGCGGTGCGCTCGATCCAGGTCGGCCCCGCCAATACCCGCGCACCGCTCGGCGCCATCACGCCGGCCTCGGACACCTCGTCCGCCACGGCTCCGGCGGCGCCCTCCCGCGGCGCGATCACCGCTGCGGTCGTCACCATCGGCCCGGGCGGCAATTCGGCGCCGCGCGGCACCTTCCCGCCCGCACCCAATACGCTTGACGCCCAGGTGGCGCGCGTCACCCCGGTGTCGGCGCCCGTCCAGATGCCGCCCACGCCGGCCGCGGCCGCGGTCTCGAACGCCGCCGCCCACGCCGCGCGCAGCGAATGGATGATCCAGATCGGCGCGTTCCCGGCGGAGGCGCAGGCACGTGACAAGTTGCGCGAAGCCCAGAGCCGCAACCGGGGCCTGCTCGCCTCGGCCGACCCCTTCACCGAGAAGGTGGTCAAGGGCTCGACCGCGCTCTACCGCGCCCGCTTTGCCGGCTTCGACGAGGAACGCGCGCGCGAAGCCTGCCGCGTCCTCAAGAAATCCGACTTCGCCTGTATGCCGTTGAAGAACTGA
- a CDS encoding phasin family protein, which produces MFQNFDEIQKLSQENVDVAVKSASAVTKGVQAIAVEVADYSKKSFEQSSAAAEKLLGAKSLDKAFEIQSDYVKAAYEGLISQATKLGALYTDLAKEACKPYENVFSRFGAPKS; this is translated from the coding sequence ATGTTCCAGAATTTTGACGAAATTCAGAAGCTCAGCCAAGAAAACGTCGACGTCGCGGTTAAGTCGGCCAGTGCCGTCACCAAGGGCGTGCAGGCGATCGCGGTTGAGGTCGCCGACTATTCGAAAAAGTCCTTTGAGCAGAGCTCTGCCGCCGCCGAGAAGCTGTTGGGCGCCAAGTCGCTCGACAAGGCGTTCGAGATCCAGTCTGACTACGTCAAGGCCGCCTATGAGGGCCTGATTTCGCAGGCGACCAAACTCGGCGCGCTCTACACCGACCTCGCCAAGGAAGCCTGCAAGCCCTACGAGAACGTTTTCAGCCGGTTCGGCGCGCCCAAGTCCTGA
- a CDS encoding TadE/TadG family type IV pilus assembly protein has product MFRFLRCETGNVAAIFAVALVPVIGAIGVAVDYGRQIDGLAKMQNAVDSTALALSRLPTSTTSADLQTKGRQYFDANFGARDVAAIEVSVTPGKGTLSVSASGTMPTRMMVFSDYLAMPLATTATVKWGSEKLRVALSLDTTGSMNSSNKLSALKTAAKGLLDQLQAAAAEDGDVEVSIIPFSETVNVGKTNKNASWLDWSDYGSCSISGPVSKVQCLAASTGSGRNKTYGIWTISTNKSGWGGCVTDRGTPDAAYPSTAGKGYDQRTDEIGTRTESKFPATQNDYCPEQMIGLGHNWTALKSTVTNLTAVGATNQPIGLVWAWQSLVGGGPLTVPAKKTDQTYREAIVLLSDGLNTRNRWDGDGSSTSTKVDSRMCSGTKCDTGTCANIKAQNITIYTIQVNTGNDAKSTLLKNCASDSEKFFYLTSASEMVSVFDQIASELVRLHLSN; this is encoded by the coding sequence ATGTTCCGTTTCTTGCGCTGCGAAACGGGTAATGTTGCAGCGATTTTCGCCGTCGCCCTGGTCCCGGTCATCGGCGCCATCGGCGTCGCGGTCGACTATGGCCGCCAGATCGACGGCTTGGCCAAGATGCAGAACGCGGTCGATTCCACCGCGCTGGCACTGAGCCGTCTGCCGACCTCGACCACCAGCGCCGACCTCCAGACCAAGGGTCGGCAGTATTTCGACGCCAATTTCGGCGCCCGCGACGTCGCCGCCATCGAGGTCTCGGTTACCCCCGGCAAGGGCACGCTGTCGGTATCGGCCAGCGGCACCATGCCGACACGAATGATGGTGTTTTCCGACTATCTGGCCATGCCGCTGGCGACGACCGCCACGGTGAAATGGGGCAGCGAAAAGCTCAGGGTCGCGCTGTCGCTCGACACCACCGGCTCGATGAATTCGTCCAACAAGCTCTCGGCGCTCAAGACCGCCGCCAAGGGCCTGCTCGACCAATTGCAGGCGGCTGCCGCCGAGGACGGCGACGTCGAGGTCTCGATCATCCCGTTCAGCGAGACCGTCAATGTCGGAAAAACCAACAAGAACGCGAGCTGGCTGGACTGGAGCGATTATGGCAGCTGTAGCATTTCGGGGCCGGTCAGCAAGGTTCAGTGCCTGGCCGCCTCTACTGGGAGCGGCAGAAACAAAACCTACGGCATATGGACCATCTCGACCAACAAATCGGGTTGGGGCGGCTGCGTGACCGACCGCGGCACCCCTGACGCGGCCTATCCATCCACCGCGGGCAAAGGCTACGATCAACGCACCGACGAGATCGGGACCCGAACGGAATCGAAATTTCCGGCCACTCAAAATGACTACTGTCCAGAGCAGATGATCGGGCTCGGCCACAACTGGACCGCGCTGAAGTCGACGGTCACCAACCTGACCGCGGTCGGCGCCACCAACCAGCCGATCGGCCTGGTGTGGGCGTGGCAGTCGCTGGTCGGCGGCGGTCCGCTGACGGTGCCGGCCAAGAAGACCGACCAGACCTACCGGGAGGCGATCGTGCTGCTGAGCGACGGCCTCAACACCCGCAACCGCTGGGACGGCGACGGCTCGTCCACGTCAACCAAGGTCGATTCGCGGATGTGCAGCGGCACCAAGTGCGACACCGGAACCTGCGCCAACATCAAGGCGCAGAACATCACCATCTACACCATCCAGGTGAACACCGGGAACGACGCGAAATCGACGCTGCTGAAGAACTGCGCCTCCGACTCCGAGAAGTTCTTCTACCTGACCTCCGCCTCGGAGATGGTCTCGGTGTTCGACCAGATCGCCTCTGAGTTGGTCCGCCTGCACCTCTCGAATTGA
- the clpS gene encoding ATP-dependent Clp protease adapter ClpS: protein MADKGKPVTPAGPGTAVIARTKAQTKRPSLYRVLLLNDDYTPMEFVVLILERFFGKNRDEATRIMLHVHHHGVGECGIYTYEVAETKVTQVMDFARKHQHPLQCVMEKK, encoded by the coding sequence ATGGCCGACAAGGGCAAACCGGTCACGCCGGCCGGGCCGGGGACGGCGGTGATCGCGCGAACCAAGGCGCAGACCAAGCGCCCGAGTTTGTACCGCGTGCTGCTGCTGAACGACGATTACACGCCGATGGAATTCGTCGTTTTGATCCTGGAGCGGTTCTTTGGAAAGAACCGTGACGAAGCGACGCGCATTATGTTGCATGTCCACCACCATGGCGTCGGCGAGTGCGGGATCTATACCTATGAGGTGGCGGAAACAAAAGTCACGCAGGTGATGGACTTCGCCCGCAAACACCAGCACCCTCTCCAGTGCGTTATGGAGAAGAAATAG
- the clpA gene encoding ATP-dependent Clp protease ATP-binding subunit ClpA yields MPSFSRSLEQSLHRALALANERHHEYATLEHLLLALVEDQDAAAVMRACNVDLDKLKRALVDYIDSELDNLTTDGSDESKPTAGFQRVIQRAVIHVQSSGREEVTGANVLVAIFAERESHAAYFLQEQDMTRYDAVNYISHGIAKRPGLSESRPARGVEDEADTKPGEEPKKKGDALDAYCINLNKKARDGKIDPLIGRDNEIQRTIQVLCRRQKNNPLFVGDPGVGKTAIAEGLARRIVNGEVPEVLSNATVFSLDMGALLAGTRYRGDFEERLKQVIKEIENYPGAIMFIDEIHTVIGAGATSGGAMDASNLLKPALSSGSVRCIGSTTYKEYRQYFEKDRALVRRFQKIDVNEPSPADAFEILKGLKPYFEDFHKLRYTNEAIKAAVDLSVRYIHDRKLPDKAIDVIDESGAAQMLHPEGRRKKTIGVKEIEAVVSTMARIPPKTVSKDDAEVLANLERTLKRVVFGQDKAIEALSSAIKLARAGLREPEKPIGSYLFSGPTGVGKTEVAKQLADSLGVPLTRFDMSEYMERHTVSRLIGAPPGYVGFDQGGLLTDAVDQNPHSVLLLDEIEKAHPDLYNILLQVMDHGKLTDHNGKQVDFRNTIIIMTTNAGASDLAKAAYGFTRSKREGDDTEAINRLFAPEFRNRLDAIIPFAHLPTEVIAMVVQKFVLQLEAQLADRNVTIGLSSEATDWLVEHGYDIQMGARPMGRVIQESIKKALADEVLFGKLRKGGHVKVVVEEVDGVRKLGFEFLEGPVTPKPEPVAPAKKVRKRKPVFAAKVAKPKPKADKPTKGGNGGGSARSPVPKVPLIKA; encoded by the coding sequence TTGCCCAGTTTCTCCCGCAGCCTCGAACAGTCCCTGCACCGCGCCCTGGCCCTGGCCAATGAGCGGCACCACGAGTACGCGACGCTGGAGCATCTGCTGCTTGCCCTCGTCGAAGACCAGGACGCGGCGGCGGTGATGCGGGCCTGCAATGTCGACCTCGACAAGCTGAAGCGGGCCCTGGTCGATTACATCGACAGCGAACTGGACAATCTCACCACCGACGGCAGCGACGAGTCCAAGCCGACCGCCGGTTTCCAGCGCGTCATCCAGCGCGCGGTGATCCACGTGCAGTCGTCCGGCCGCGAGGAGGTCACCGGCGCCAACGTGCTGGTGGCGATCTTCGCCGAGCGCGAAAGCCACGCCGCGTATTTCCTGCAGGAGCAGGACATGACGCGCTACGACGCCGTCAACTACATCAGCCACGGTATCGCCAAGCGGCCCGGCCTGTCGGAGAGCCGGCCGGCGCGCGGCGTCGAGGACGAGGCCGACACCAAGCCGGGCGAGGAACCCAAGAAGAAGGGCGATGCGCTCGATGCCTATTGCATCAACCTCAACAAGAAGGCGCGCGACGGCAAGATCGACCCGTTGATCGGACGCGACAACGAGATCCAGCGCACCATCCAGGTGTTGTGCCGCCGCCAGAAGAACAATCCGCTGTTCGTCGGCGACCCCGGCGTCGGCAAGACCGCCATCGCTGAGGGTCTCGCCCGCCGCATCGTCAATGGCGAGGTGCCGGAGGTGCTGTCGAACGCCACCGTGTTCTCGCTCGACATGGGCGCGCTGCTCGCCGGTACGCGCTACCGCGGCGACTTCGAGGAGCGGTTGAAGCAGGTCATCAAGGAGATCGAGAACTACCCCGGCGCCATCATGTTCATCGACGAGATCCACACGGTGATCGGCGCCGGAGCGACCTCGGGCGGGGCGATGGACGCCTCCAACCTGCTGAAGCCCGCACTGTCCTCGGGCAGCGTGCGCTGCATCGGCTCGACCACCTACAAGGAATACCGCCAGTACTTCGAGAAGGACCGCGCGTTGGTGCGCCGGTTCCAGAAGATCGACGTCAACGAGCCGTCGCCGGCCGACGCCTTCGAGATCCTGAAGGGGCTGAAGCCGTACTTCGAGGACTTTCACAAGCTCCGCTACACCAACGAGGCGATCAAGGCCGCGGTGGACCTCTCGGTGCGCTACATCCACGACCGCAAGCTGCCCGACAAGGCGATCGACGTGATCGACGAATCCGGCGCGGCGCAGATGCTGCACCCGGAGGGCCGCCGCAAGAAGACGATCGGCGTCAAGGAGATCGAGGCCGTGGTGTCGACCATGGCGCGGATTCCGCCCAAGACGGTGTCGAAGGACGACGCCGAGGTGCTGGCCAACCTCGAACGGACCCTGAAGCGGGTGGTGTTCGGCCAGGACAAGGCGATCGAGGCGCTGTCCTCGGCGATCAAGCTCGCCCGCGCCGGCTTGCGCGAGCCGGAGAAGCCGATCGGCTCCTATTTGTTCTCGGGGCCGACCGGCGTCGGCAAGACCGAGGTGGCCAAGCAGCTCGCCGACTCGCTCGGCGTGCCGCTGACCCGCTTCGACATGAGCGAGTACATGGAGCGGCATACCGTGTCGCGGCTGATCGGCGCGCCGCCAGGCTATGTCGGCTTCGACCAGGGCGGCCTGCTGACCGACGCGGTCGACCAGAACCCGCACTCGGTGCTGCTGCTGGATGAGATCGAGAAGGCCCATCCCGATCTCTACAACATCCTGCTGCAGGTGATGGACCACGGCAAATTGACCGACCACAACGGCAAGCAGGTCGATTTCCGCAACACCATCATCATCATGACCACCAACGCCGGCGCGAGCGACCTCGCCAAGGCGGCCTACGGCTTCACCCGCTCCAAGCGGGAGGGCGACGATACCGAGGCGATCAACCGCCTGTTCGCGCCGGAATTCCGCAACCGCCTCGATGCGATCATCCCGTTCGCGCACCTGCCGACCGAGGTGATCGCGATGGTGGTGCAGAAGTTCGTGCTGCAGCTGGAGGCCCAGCTCGCCGACCGCAACGTGACCATCGGGCTCAGCTCGGAGGCGACCGACTGGCTGGTCGAGCACGGCTACGACATCCAGATGGGCGCGCGTCCGATGGGCCGGGTCATCCAGGAGTCGATCAAGAAGGCGCTGGCCGACGAGGTGCTGTTCGGCAAGCTGCGCAAGGGCGGCCACGTCAAGGTGGTGGTCGAGGAGGTCGACGGCGTCCGGAAGCTCGGCTTCGAGTTCCTCGAAGGGCCGGTGACGCCGAAGCCCGAACCGGTGGCGCCGGCGAAGAAGGTGCGCAAGCGCAAACCGGTGTTCGCCGCCAAGGTCGCCAAGCCGAAGCCCAAGGCGGACAAGCCGACCAAAGGCGGCAATGGCGGCGGCAGCGCCCGCAGCCCGGTGCCCAAGGTGCCGCTGATCAAGGCGTGA
- a CDS encoding AzlC family ABC transporter permease, whose translation MAEPSAPRPEQTSSTPAAGTGASGAMTAREALAAGVRIAFGPPVLVLMASFIGFGGLAADAGWPVGAAVLATLTVWAMPGQVVLLGAVAAGTSPLAALAAVSLSAVRLLPMVVSLMPVLRSPRMALGTQFWSAHFVAQTVWVESFRHLPELPREARPSFYLGMAYTLIVASALATGAGYLLAGRLAEPLVIGLVFLPPVFFLLSLERTAASFEDKLAFGFGLVLCPIMVAVAPDLDLMLTGVVGGAAAFAAGLLRERWR comes from the coding sequence ATGGCTGAACCGTCCGCTCCCCGCCCAGAACAGACCTCCAGCACCCCCGCCGCCGGCACCGGTGCGTCCGGCGCCATGACCGCGCGCGAGGCGCTCGCCGCCGGCGTCCGCATCGCGTTCGGCCCGCCGGTTCTGGTGCTAATGGCCTCGTTCATCGGCTTCGGCGGCCTTGCCGCCGACGCCGGCTGGCCGGTGGGTGCGGCGGTGCTGGCCACGCTCACGGTGTGGGCGATGCCGGGCCAGGTGGTGCTGCTCGGCGCGGTGGCGGCGGGCACATCGCCGCTGGCCGCGCTCGCTGCGGTGTCGCTGTCGGCGGTGCGGCTGCTGCCGATGGTGGTGTCGCTGATGCCGGTGTTGCGGTCGCCGCGCATGGCGCTCGGCACCCAGTTCTGGAGCGCCCATTTCGTGGCGCAGACGGTGTGGGTGGAATCGTTCCGCCACCTGCCGGAGCTACCGCGCGAGGCGCGGCCGAGCTTCTATCTCGGCATGGCCTACACGCTGATCGTGGCCTCGGCGCTGGCGACCGGGGCGGGCTATCTCCTCGCCGGCCGGCTGGCCGAGCCGCTGGTGATCGGCCTGGTGTTCCTGCCGCCGGTGTTCTTCCTGTTGTCGCTGGAGCGCACCGCCGCAAGCTTCGAGGACAAGCTCGCCTTCGGGTTCGGGCTGGTGCTGTGTCCGATCATGGTGGCGGTGGCGCCCGACCTCGATTTGATGCTGACCGGGGTGGTTGGCGGCGCCGCGGCGTTTGCGGCCGGGCTGTTGCGGGAGCGGTGGCGGTGA
- a CDS encoding AzlD domain-containing protein — translation MSELGIYAMVLAAAAATYVWRFLGIAVANRIDDRSLAFRLVRAVATALVAGLAARLVLFPTGGLAATPLVLRLGATAAGAAAYAATGRSVTIGLIAADAVIIAGAWWLQL, via the coding sequence GTGAGCGAACTCGGGATCTACGCCATGGTGCTGGCCGCCGCTGCGGCAACCTATGTCTGGCGCTTCCTCGGCATCGCGGTGGCGAACCGCATCGACGACCGCAGCTTGGCGTTTCGCCTGGTGCGGGCGGTGGCGACGGCGCTGGTGGCCGGCCTTGCGGCGCGGCTGGTGCTGTTTCCGACCGGCGGGCTCGCCGCCACGCCGCTGGTGTTGCGGCTCGGCGCCACCGCGGCCGGCGCCGCCGCCTATGCCGCCACCGGCCGCTCGGTGACCATCGGCCTGATCGCGGCCGATGCGGTGATCATCGCCGGGGCGTGGTGGCTGCAGCTTTGA
- a CDS encoding HIT family protein — MTAYDPNNVFAKILRGEIPCFKVYEDAKTFAFLDIMPRAPGHTLIIPKAPARNLLDVQPDDLAEVIRTAQKIAIAAKTAFAADGVTLTQFSEAAGGQEVFHLHVHIIPRHVGVAMKPPASVKEDMAVLKQHADKLAAALDQ; from the coding sequence ATGACCGCCTACGATCCCAACAACGTCTTCGCCAAAATTCTCCGGGGCGAAATCCCCTGCTTCAAGGTCTATGAGGACGCCAAGACCTTCGCCTTCCTCGACATCATGCCGCGGGCGCCCGGCCACACCTTGATCATTCCCAAGGCGCCGGCCCGCAACCTGCTCGACGTCCAGCCCGACGACCTTGCCGAGGTGATCCGCACCGCGCAGAAGATCGCCATCGCCGCCAAGACGGCATTCGCCGCCGACGGCGTCACCCTCACCCAGTTCAGCGAGGCGGCGGGCGGCCAGGAGGTGTTCCATCTCCACGTCCACATCATCCCCCGCCACGTCGGCGTGGCGATGAAGCCGCCGGCTTCGGTCAAGGAAGACATGGCGGTGCTGAAACAGCACGCCGACAAGCTGGCGGCCGCACTGGACCAGTGA
- a CDS encoding LuxR family transcriptional regulator gives MASLVDHAKIAFSAVERLEKAVHTNDLIKTFRLCLDPFGYNVVLITGLPDPPADPQPFFLVNSWPNGWHDRYLERDYYRDDPVAAFGRVRIDPFTWHDAPIDDERQPRGRLIMAEAADIGMRDGLVIPIVTSRSLHSCVSVAGEAPERDPDVQRAIHLVGMFAHARAVQLASEQAPVRRRLLSDREREVLLWVAAGKTAWEISRILGIAERTVIYHVTTAARRLQAVSRTHAVARAIALGEISIP, from the coding sequence ATGGCTTCGTTGGTTGATCACGCCAAGATCGCGTTTTCGGCGGTCGAGCGCCTCGAGAAGGCCGTTCACACCAACGATCTGATCAAGACGTTCCGGCTCTGTCTCGATCCATTCGGCTACAATGTCGTGCTCATTACCGGTCTGCCCGATCCGCCGGCCGATCCGCAGCCGTTTTTCCTGGTGAACAGCTGGCCGAACGGCTGGCACGACCGCTACCTGGAACGGGACTACTACCGCGACGATCCGGTGGCGGCGTTCGGCCGGGTGCGGATCGACCCGTTCACCTGGCACGACGCGCCGATCGACGATGAGCGTCAGCCGCGCGGCCGACTGATCATGGCCGAGGCCGCCGATATCGGCATGCGCGATGGCCTGGTGATCCCGATCGTGACCAGCCGCAGCCTGCATTCGTGCGTGTCGGTGGCCGGCGAGGCGCCGGAGCGGGACCCGGACGTTCAGCGCGCCATCCATCTGGTCGGCATGTTCGCCCATGCCCGCGCCGTCCAGCTCGCCAGCGAGCAGGCGCCGGTTCGCCGCCGGCTGTTGAGCGACCGCGAGCGCGAGGTGCTGCTGTGGGTGGCGGCGGGCAAGACCGCCTGGGAAATCTCCCGCATCCTCGGCATCGCCGAGCGGACGGTGATCTACCACGTCACCACCGCGGCGCGACGGCTGCAGGCGGTGTCGCGCACCCACGCCGTCGCCCGAGCCATCGCGCTCGGCGAGATCTCGATCCCATAG
- a CDS encoding acyl-homoserine-lactone synthase, which translates to MNRHLYKNELMEHFHLRYDIYVRDRKWMDLDRPVPLEIDQFDTLDAFYLLSLDGSRLVGGSRLIPSTRPHLLGDVFPDLALRGVPRQPDVFEWTRIFVAKAHRGGDSRALGEILCGICEFSLEEGISAITAVAEMWWTPRLLEMGWKVEPLGLPRLIEGEPCNAFRFAMDEEVLDSTRRYFGVDAPVLLRRAPELVAAEVARV; encoded by the coding sequence ATGAACCGTCACCTATACAAAAATGAACTGATGGAACATTTCCATCTTCGCTATGATATTTACGTCAGAGATCGGAAATGGATGGACCTCGATCGTCCGGTTCCGTTGGAGATCGACCAGTTCGACACGCTCGATGCGTTCTATCTTCTGTCGCTTGATGGTAGTCGACTGGTCGGCGGCTCGCGGCTGATCCCGTCGACCCGGCCGCACCTGCTCGGCGACGTCTTTCCCGACCTCGCCCTGCGCGGGGTGCCGCGTCAGCCGGACGTGTTCGAATGGACGCGCATTTTCGTCGCCAAGGCGCACCGCGGCGGCGACAGCCGGGCGCTGGGCGAAATCCTGTGCGGCATCTGCGAATTCTCGCTGGAGGAGGGCATCTCCGCCATCACCGCGGTCGCCGAGATGTGGTGGACGCCGCGCCTTCTGGAGATGGGCTGGAAGGTCGAGCCGCTCGGCCTGCCCCGACTGATCGAGGGCGAGCCGTGCAACGCATTCCGGTTCGCGATGGACGAGGAGGTGCTGGACAGCACCCGGCGCTATTTCGGCGTCGATGCGCCGGTGCTGCTGCGGCGCGCGCCGGAACTGGTCGCGGCCGAGGTGGCGCGGGTGTGA
- a CDS encoding GNAT family N-acetyltransferase — MFDPTPHDLSLDVVGSFRDIARDAWNACARPAVTAGAAAAGSVPADDELFPAYEQTADNPFVSHEFLSALEQSGSAVAGTGWAGLHLIAKDGGGTIVGAVPAYLKGHSRGEYVFDQGWADAYAAAGGRYYPKLQVAVPFTPCTGPRLLVRPGHDAPAVRRLLAAGLAELAQQTGASSVHVTFPTGREWTELGTEGWLTRTDRQFQWLNRGYGTFDAFLDDLAARKRKAIRRERREALAAGIEIHRLTGPDLTEAVWDAFFACYIDTGSRKWGRPYLTRDFFSLVSERMADKIVLAMARRAGRWIAGALNFVGSDTLYGRHWGATEHHPFLHFELCYYQALDAAIERGLDRVEAGAQGEHKLARGYLPVPTYSAHLILDPGLRRGVANYLARERAYVAEMGRDLLASAPFRKGQPEDGDL; from the coding sequence ATGTTCGATCCCACCCCGCACGACCTCAGCCTCGACGTGGTCGGGAGCTTCCGCGACATCGCGCGCGATGCGTGGAATGCCTGCGCCCGCCCCGCGGTGACAGCCGGGGCGGCGGCCGCGGGCTCGGTACCCGCCGATGACGAGCTTTTCCCGGCCTATGAGCAGACCGCGGACAACCCCTTCGTTTCGCACGAATTTCTGTCGGCGCTGGAGCAGTCGGGCTCCGCGGTCGCCGGCACCGGCTGGGCCGGGCTCCATCTGATCGCCAAGGACGGCGGCGGCACCATCGTCGGCGCCGTCCCGGCCTACCTCAAGGGACATTCGCGCGGCGAATACGTGTTCGATCAGGGCTGGGCCGACGCCTACGCGGCCGCCGGCGGCCGCTACTATCCCAAGCTCCAGGTTGCGGTGCCGTTCACGCCATGCACCGGCCCGCGCCTGCTGGTGCGGCCCGGCCATGACGCGCCGGCGGTGCGCCGCCTGCTCGCCGCCGGCCTCGCCGAACTGGCGCAGCAGACCGGCGCGTCCTCGGTTCACGTCACCTTCCCGACCGGGCGCGAATGGACCGAGCTCGGCACTGAGGGCTGGCTGACGCGCACCGACCGCCAGTTCCAGTGGCTGAACCGTGGCTACGGCACGTTCGACGCCTTCCTCGACGACCTCGCCGCCCGCAAGCGCAAGGCGATCCGCCGCGAGCGTCGCGAGGCGCTTGCCGCCGGCATCGAGATCCACCGCCTCACCGGCCCCGACCTGACCGAAGCGGTGTGGGACGCCTTCTTCGCCTGCTACATCGACACCGGCTCGCGCAAATGGGGCCGGCCCTATCTGACGCGGGATTTCTTCTCGCTGGTGTCGGAGCGGATGGCCGACAAGATCGTGCTGGCGATGGCGCGGCGCGCCGGCCGCTGGATCGCCGGCGCGCTCAATTTCGTCGGCTCCGACACCCTCTATGGCCGCCACTGGGGCGCGACCGAGCACCACCCGTTCCTGCATTTCGAGCTTTGCTACTATCAGGCGCTCGACGCCGCCATCGAGCGCGGCCTCGACCGGGTCGAGGCCGGCGCCCAGGGCGAGCACAAGCTGGCGCGCGGCTACCTGCCGGTGCCGACCTATTCAGCCCACCTGATCCTCGACCCCGGCTTGCGCCGCGGCGTCGCCAACTACCTCGCCCGCGAGCGGGCCTATGTCGCCGAGATGGGCCGCGACCTGCTGGCGAGCGCGCCGTTTCGCAAGGGCCAGCCCGAGGACGGCGACCTGTGA